The following proteins are encoded in a genomic region of Streptomyces sp. NBC_01723:
- a CDS encoding acyl-CoA synthetase, translating to MKPGHGSTVDGVLRRSARRTPARVAVEYRDRTWTYGELDTAVSRAAGVLLAEGLSPGDRVGAYGHNSDAYLIAFLACARAGLVHVPVNQNLTGDDLAYLVGQSGSSLVLADPGLADRLPDGTRVLALRDADDSLLTRLAAAPAYDGPEPAGDDLVQLLYTSGTTALPKGAMMTHRALVHEYLSAITALDLSAGDRPVHALPLYHSAQTHVFLLPYLAVGATNIILDAPDGDRLFDLVEAGRVDSVFAPPTVWIGLANRPDFATRDLGGLRKAYYGASIMPVPVLERLRERLPALAFYNCFGQSEIGPLATVLGPDEHEGRMDSCGRPVLFVDARVVDEDGADVPDGTPGEVVYRSPQLCEGYWDKPEETEAAFRDGWFHSGDLAVRDADGYYTIVDRVKDVINSGGVLVASRQVEDALYTHDGVAEVAVIGLPDERWIEAVTAVVVPRGEVTEDALIAHARDRLTAFKAPKGVRFVDALPRNASGKILKRELRDRFAGS from the coding sequence ATGAAGCCCGGACACGGCAGCACGGTCGACGGGGTGCTGCGGCGCAGCGCCCGACGCACTCCGGCACGCGTCGCGGTCGAGTACCGCGACCGCACCTGGACGTACGGGGAACTCGACACCGCGGTCTCCCGCGCGGCCGGCGTCCTGCTGGCCGAGGGACTGTCCCCCGGCGACCGGGTCGGCGCCTACGGGCACAACTCCGACGCCTACCTGATCGCCTTCCTGGCCTGCGCCCGGGCGGGGCTGGTGCACGTTCCGGTCAACCAGAACCTCACCGGCGACGACCTCGCCTACCTCGTCGGCCAGTCCGGCAGCTCCCTGGTCCTCGCCGACCCCGGCCTCGCCGACCGGCTGCCGGACGGCACCCGCGTCCTCGCGCTGCGCGACGCCGACGACTCGCTCCTCACCCGCCTCGCCGCGGCGCCCGCGTACGACGGCCCCGAGCCGGCCGGCGACGACCTGGTGCAGCTCCTCTACACCTCCGGCACCACCGCCCTGCCCAAGGGCGCGATGATGACCCACCGGGCCCTGGTGCACGAGTACCTCAGCGCCATCACCGCCCTAGACCTCAGCGCCGGCGACCGCCCCGTGCACGCCCTGCCGCTCTACCACTCGGCGCAGACCCACGTCTTCCTGCTGCCCTACCTCGCCGTCGGCGCCACGAACATCATCCTCGACGCCCCGGACGGCGACCGGCTCTTCGACCTCGTCGAAGCCGGCCGCGTGGACAGCGTCTTCGCGCCGCCCACCGTGTGGATCGGCCTCGCGAACCGGCCCGACTTCGCCACCCGCGACCTCGGCGGCCTGCGCAAGGCCTACTACGGGGCGTCGATCATGCCCGTGCCCGTCCTGGAGCGGCTGCGCGAGCGCCTGCCCGCACTCGCCTTCTACAACTGCTTCGGCCAGAGCGAGATCGGCCCCCTCGCCACCGTCCTCGGCCCGGACGAGCACGAGGGCCGGATGGACTCCTGCGGGCGGCCCGTCCTGTTCGTGGACGCGCGCGTGGTCGACGAGGACGGCGCGGACGTGCCCGACGGCACCCCCGGAGAGGTCGTCTACCGCTCGCCGCAGCTGTGCGAGGGCTACTGGGACAAGCCCGAGGAGACCGAAGCCGCCTTCCGCGACGGGTGGTTCCACTCCGGCGACCTCGCCGTGCGGGACGCGGACGGCTACTACACGATCGTCGACCGCGTGAAGGACGTGATCAACTCCGGCGGCGTCCTGGTCGCCTCCCGCCAGGTCGAGGACGCCCTGTACACGCACGACGGGGTCGCCGAGGTCGCGGTGATCGGCCTGCCCGACGAACGCTGGATCGAGGCCGTCACGGCCGTCGTCGTGCCGCGCGGCGAGGTCACCGAGGACGCGCTGATCGCCCACGCCCGGGACCGGCTCACGGCGTTCAAGGCGCCCAAGGGGGTGCGGTTCGTGGACGCGCTGCCGCGGAACGCCAGCGGGAAGATCCTCAAGCGCGAACTGCGGGACCGCTTCGCCGGGTCCTGA
- a CDS encoding serine hydrolase, whose amino-acid sequence MAGQATSGFTRRQLGAGALALGGALAIAPSAAGPAEAVADGGRRPTLRRGSAERAGLLPGHLRRLVSDAETYLGPSPRHPWYAGAVLLAGRGGTVALHEPIGMAVRYRAYDEATDTGVEFPAAEQIPMAGDTVFDLASISKLFTSILAVQQLERGALELEAPVASYLPDFGRAGKQDVTVRQLLTHTSGFRAWIPLFRAPTYEEKVRLIYDEAPVGAPGTAYLYSDLNMISLQLVLEKVTGRALDVLLRDEITRPLGLRRTRYNPPASWRPGIAATEDARQPWSGLDRGLVWGEVHDENAFSLGGVAGHAGVFSCAWDLAVLGRTLLNGGSYGRARVLRPESVEMMFTDFNTDFPRDAHGLGFELYQHWYMGAMATPRTAGHTGFTGTSLVLDPTTDSFLIVLGNSVHPVRSWRSGSAPRVAAGTHLARAVAVRPAHGRTAWFSGTASSATATLTLPALDTSAGRARLRCDLWWDTEPGSDALVLEASTDGGAAWRSVPFTTTRRGDGPVAHEDGSVTGWSGRVWHRLTAGLPAARALTLRWRYTTDRLYVGRGAYVDGLRAEAAGDVLFHDARPADAARVETAGWTASAD is encoded by the coding sequence ATGGCCGGACAGGCGACCAGCGGATTCACACGGCGTCAACTGGGCGCCGGCGCCCTGGCCCTGGGCGGTGCCCTGGCCATCGCCCCGTCCGCCGCCGGGCCGGCCGAGGCGGTCGCGGACGGGGGCCGCCGGCCCACCCTCCGGCGCGGCTCCGCCGAGCGCGCGGGGCTGCTCCCGGGTCATCTGCGACGGCTCGTCAGCGACGCGGAGACCTACCTCGGGCCCTCTCCCCGGCACCCGTGGTACGCGGGCGCCGTGCTGCTGGCCGGCCGGGGCGGCACGGTCGCGCTGCACGAGCCGATCGGCATGGCCGTGCGCTACCGGGCGTACGACGAGGCGACCGACACCGGCGTCGAGTTCCCGGCCGCGGAGCAGATCCCGATGGCCGGCGACACCGTGTTCGATCTCGCGTCCATCTCCAAACTGTTCACCTCGATCCTCGCCGTACAGCAGCTGGAACGGGGTGCGCTGGAGCTGGAGGCGCCGGTCGCGTCGTACCTGCCGGACTTCGGGCGGGCCGGGAAGCAGGACGTGACGGTCCGGCAACTGCTCACGCACACCTCCGGGTTCCGGGCGTGGATCCCGCTGTTCCGCGCGCCCACCTACGAGGAGAAGGTGCGGCTCATCTACGACGAGGCCCCGGTCGGCGCGCCCGGTACGGCGTACCTGTACTCGGACCTGAACATGATCTCGCTCCAGCTGGTGCTGGAGAAGGTCACCGGCCGCGCGCTGGACGTCCTGCTGCGCGACGAGATCACCCGCCCGCTGGGTCTGCGCCGCACCCGCTACAACCCGCCCGCGTCCTGGCGGCCGGGCATCGCAGCCACGGAGGACGCCCGGCAGCCCTGGTCCGGCCTCGACCGCGGTCTGGTGTGGGGCGAGGTGCACGACGAGAACGCGTTCAGCCTCGGCGGCGTCGCCGGTCACGCCGGGGTGTTCTCCTGCGCGTGGGACCTGGCGGTGCTCGGCCGGACCCTGCTCAACGGCGGTTCCTACGGCCGGGCGCGCGTCCTGCGGCCGGAGTCGGTGGAGATGATGTTCACCGACTTCAACACGGACTTCCCCAGGGACGCGCACGGCCTGGGCTTCGAGCTGTACCAGCACTGGTACATGGGTGCCATGGCGACGCCGCGCACGGCCGGGCACACCGGCTTCACGGGCACGTCGCTGGTGCTCGACCCGACGACGGACTCGTTCCTGATCGTGCTCGGCAACTCGGTGCATCCGGTGCGCAGTTGGCGCTCGGGGTCCGCGCCCCGGGTGGCGGCCGGCACCCACCTGGCGCGGGCGGTGGCGGTCCGGCCCGCGCACGGGCGCACGGCGTGGTTCTCCGGGACGGCGAGTTCCGCGACGGCCACGCTCACGCTGCCCGCGCTCGACACGTCGGCCGGGCGGGCGCGGCTGCGCTGTGACCTGTGGTGGGACACCGAACCCGGGTCGGACGCCCTCGTCCTGGAGGCCTCGACGGACGGCGGTGCCGCCTGGCGGTCCGTCCCGTTCACGACCACGCGGCGCGGAGACGGACCCGTGGCGCACGAGGACGGCTCGGTCACCGGCTGGTCGGGGCGTGTCTGGCACCGGTTGACGGCCGGACTCCCGGCCGCCCGCGCGCTCACGCTGCGCTGGCGGTACACCACCGACCGGCTGTACGTGGGCCGCGGCGCGTACGTCGACGGGCTGCGGGCGGAGGCGGCGGGCGACGTCCTGTTCCACGACGCGCGCCCGGCGGACGCGGCGCGCGTCGAGACGGCGGGGTGGACGGCGTCGGCCGACTAG